From a single Fulvivirga ulvae genomic region:
- a CDS encoding winged helix-turn-helix transcriptional regulator, producing the protein MKKVEIKCPIDYSIALLGGKWTLPIIYVLTKDSPKRFKVLEREVNGITPTMLTSRLRALEEEKLVYRKIYPTIPPTVEYGLTENAEKLKPVINELEKFGLFHQGLMK; encoded by the coding sequence ATGAAAAAAGTTGAAATAAAATGCCCGATAGATTATTCTATTGCTTTATTAGGCGGCAAATGGACTTTACCTATTATCTATGTTCTGACCAAAGACAGTCCAAAAAGATTTAAAGTGCTGGAACGTGAGGTTAATGGTATAACCCCAACCATGTTGACCAGCAGACTGAGAGCTCTCGAAGAGGAAAAGCTGGTGTACAGAAAAATCTATCCTACGATACCACCTACGGTTGAATACGGATTGACAGAAAATGCGGAAAAACTAAAACCTGTCATCAATGAGTTAGAAAAATTTGGGCTTTTTCACCAGGGTTTAATGAAATAA
- a CDS encoding alpha/beta hydrolase fold domain-containing protein, which produces METIHTTIASLKQQREMFDGLGKIYEMDSTVVIRQKQIKGVETYLFTPNHAVTGKLLLYFHGGCYALGSIDSHRAMLTHFATHLQTTILYVEYGLAPEKPYPFGVNDGLTVYREVIGGDQEVILMGDSAGGGIVLSLLGDLQKLDIAQPEGVVLLSPWLDLKCDNTSYLTNAESDPIISKTNLEPYAHIYAGENDLKEINPIDQPFKTFPKNLILVSESEVLFDDSNLLHGKVKEIQPESGLSVFSGQSHVWPLTDINSEASQRAMKEIKGFLEGLGK; this is translated from the coding sequence ATGGAAACAATACACACTACAATTGCATCGCTGAAGCAGCAAAGAGAAATGTTTGATGGCCTGGGAAAGATCTATGAAATGGATAGTACAGTAGTCATAAGGCAAAAACAGATAAAGGGTGTGGAAACTTATCTTTTTACACCAAATCATGCCGTAACAGGTAAGCTATTGCTCTATTTCCACGGCGGCTGTTATGCATTGGGAAGTATAGATTCGCATAGAGCAATGCTTACTCACTTCGCCACTCACCTGCAAACCACCATTTTATATGTAGAATATGGGCTAGCCCCTGAAAAGCCTTATCCATTTGGTGTAAACGATGGATTGACAGTGTACAGGGAAGTTATCGGTGGAGATCAGGAAGTTATTTTGATGGGCGATAGTGCAGGAGGAGGCATAGTATTGTCATTGTTGGGCGACCTTCAAAAACTGGACATTGCTCAACCCGAAGGTGTAGTACTTCTTTCGCCATGGCTTGATCTGAAATGTGACAACACCAGCTATCTTACGAATGCAGAAAGTGATCCTATAATAAGTAAAACCAATCTGGAGCCCTATGCACATATCTACGCAGGGGAAAATGATCTGAAGGAGATAAACCCAATAGATCAGCCCTTCAAAACTTTTCCCAAAAACCTGATACTGGTGAGTGAAAGTGAGGTATTATTTGATGACAGTAACTTGCTCCATGGAAAGGTGAAGGAGATTCAACCGGAATCAGGGCTTTCTGTTTTTTCCGGTCAAAGCCATGTATGGCCCTTGACGGATATTAACTCGGAAGCCTCTCAGCGCGCAATGAAAGAAATTAAGGGCTTTTTAGAAGGGCTTGGTAAATAA
- a CDS encoding arylesterase has protein sequence MKYSISLLIIVLSIVSFGFIQQNKTIIFFGDSITAGYGLSKEQAFPALIESKLQAAKRNYKVINAGLSGETSAGGLNRIDWILRQPVDVFVLELGANDGLRGLPLDQTRKNLQGIIDKVKEKNPEAEIIIAGMMVPPNLGKTYTDEFKSIFPELAEKNNATLIPFLLEGVAGHSNLNLADGIHPNVEGHQIVAQNVYEVLAEML, from the coding sequence ATGAAATATAGTATATCCCTTCTCATCATCGTGCTTTCCATCGTTAGCTTTGGTTTTATTCAGCAAAACAAAACCATCATATTTTTCGGAGACAGCATCACTGCAGGATACGGGCTATCAAAAGAACAGGCCTTCCCTGCATTGATAGAAAGTAAACTACAGGCTGCAAAGCGCAACTATAAAGTAATAAATGCGGGACTAAGTGGAGAAACCTCTGCCGGAGGGCTAAATCGTATCGATTGGATACTCAGGCAACCTGTAGATGTATTTGTGCTTGAATTGGGTGCAAATGACGGGTTAAGGGGACTGCCTTTGGATCAAACAAGAAAAAACCTCCAGGGGATAATCGACAAAGTAAAAGAGAAAAACCCCGAGGCAGAAATAATAATTGCCGGTATGATGGTGCCTCCGAACCTGGGGAAAACATATACCGATGAATTTAAATCCATTTTCCCTGAGCTGGCAGAAAAAAACAATGCAACACTGATCCCTTTTCTACTGGAAGGTGTTGCAGGTCACAGTAATCTTAATCTTGCAGATGGTATACACCCAAACGTAGAAGGGCATCAGATAGTAGCACAAAATGTTTACGAAGTTTTGGCTGAAATGCTTTAG
- a CDS encoding ABC transporter ATP-binding protein translates to MSDILVVENLKKSFTTGDKSLTVLDDVSFSVPEGASISIVGPSGSGKTTLLGLCAGLDVSTAGAVSLVGIKLNALSEDDRAYVRNRHVGFIFQNFQLLPTLTALENVTVPLELRGEKLYRKKALDLLDRVGLADRVDHYPSQLSGGEQQRVAMARAFISSPKILFADEPTGNLDEETAHKVTELLFDINQSEGTTLVLVTHNLDLAAHTERILQLRGGKLISDQKSMKAI, encoded by the coding sequence ATGTCCGATATTTTAGTTGTAGAAAATCTTAAAAAATCCTTTACTACTGGAGATAAATCCCTTACCGTACTTGATGATGTTTCATTTAGCGTTCCCGAAGGAGCGAGTATTTCTATTGTAGGTCCTTCAGGAAGCGGGAAAACGACTCTGCTTGGTTTATGCGCGGGATTGGATGTGTCCACGGCAGGAGCGGTGTCATTAGTAGGGATCAAACTTAATGCGCTGAGTGAGGATGATCGTGCTTATGTAAGAAACAGGCATGTAGGGTTTATTTTTCAAAATTTTCAATTGCTGCCCACCCTTACAGCGCTGGAAAATGTAACGGTACCATTGGAGCTAAGAGGAGAAAAGCTCTACCGCAAGAAAGCTCTTGACTTGCTCGACAGAGTGGGACTTGCAGACAGGGTAGACCATTACCCTTCACAACTATCAGGAGGGGAGCAGCAGCGTGTAGCCATGGCCCGGGCCTTCATAAGCTCACCAAAAATACTTTTTGCCGATGAGCCTACCGGCAATTTGGATGAAGAGACCGCACATAAAGTGACCGAATTGCTTTTTGATATTAACCAATCGGAAGGGACTACTCTTGTGCTGGTTACGCACAACCTTGACCTGGCTGCCCATACCGAGCGTATTTTACAGCTTAGAGGGGGCAAACTGATCTCTGACCAAAAATCGATGAAGGCAATTTAA
- a CDS encoding ABC transporter permease: MEYIIKIKKETRNLFKDKWVWKMAYRDARKNFSRLFLFISSIIIGIAALVSINSFNINLQRSIDEQAKDLLGADLVVNANNKFEEDLQAIFDSIPGEQATEATTASMAMFMTSTPGTRLIRIVALEGDFPFYGELVTSPEDAYEMMKTGPYAMVDENLASHYDVSSEDSIRLGNMVFKVAGEVSKIPGGGGIQATFTPSVYISMDYLDSTGLVQFGSRVNYKQYFKLSNDEQVESAVSQVKPLVKRYGHSSETVEDRKNNLGEGFENLYRFFNLLAFVALILGCIGVASSVHIYVREKREMVAVLRCIGTSGWQAFNIFFIQTVILGVIGSVLGVLLGLGIQFALPALLKEFIPLDLDLHIAWSAILEGVLLGLMISLLFSVLPLVAVRFVPPLSVLRTNYEPLRTFSKVRILVVVLIILFPLAFATYQSGSFIIGGAFFGGLLLAFGCLALVANLLMKVVKRFFPQNWSFIWRQSLANLFRPNNQTLVLVVVIGLGAFLIATLNIVQNSLLNQVEFVGKENQSNTILFDIQPQQKEGVIQLTRDNDLPVQQVVPIITCRLSRVAGKTITEIQNDTTDAIPNWAITREYRVTYRDTLTASETMEKGVVQHISNDSIYVTISSGMQENLQVDVGDSIVFDIQGIPVTTYISGIRDVEWPKDPPNFIFVFPTGVLEEAPQIFVLTTRIDEKVEANSYQRELVSLFPNVSLIDLRLVLATIDEFFDKVSFIIQFMALFSIMTGLVVLAGAVINSKYLRLKENVLLRTIGAVRKQIWGMTILEYGYLGFFAGFTGISLSVLSGWALSIYFFEVVFLPDIANLLLIWLGIMTLTILVGWFNTRDVINRSPLEVLRKEG, translated from the coding sequence ATGGAGTACATAATCAAGATCAAAAAAGAGACTAGAAACCTGTTTAAAGATAAATGGGTATGGAAGATGGCATATCGAGATGCCCGAAAAAACTTTTCCAGGCTATTTCTCTTTATATCATCGATCATCATTGGTATAGCCGCACTGGTTTCTATCAACTCTTTTAATATCAATCTGCAACGAAGTATAGATGAACAGGCCAAAGATTTGCTTGGAGCTGACCTTGTAGTCAATGCCAATAATAAATTTGAAGAAGATCTACAGGCTATATTTGACTCCATACCCGGAGAGCAGGCTACCGAAGCCACTACTGCTTCTATGGCTATGTTCATGACCAGCACTCCGGGAACCAGGCTGATCAGGATCGTGGCGCTGGAAGGTGATTTTCCATTTTATGGCGAACTGGTGACTTCTCCGGAAGATGCTTACGAGATGATGAAGACAGGGCCCTACGCTATGGTTGATGAAAACCTGGCGAGCCATTATGATGTGAGCTCCGAAGATTCAATACGCCTTGGTAATATGGTATTTAAAGTTGCCGGTGAAGTAAGTAAGATACCCGGCGGCGGCGGTATTCAGGCTACTTTTACACCATCAGTTTATATATCCATGGATTATCTGGATAGTACGGGTCTCGTGCAGTTCGGAAGCCGTGTAAACTATAAGCAATATTTTAAATTGAGCAACGACGAGCAGGTAGAATCTGCTGTAAGCCAGGTAAAACCACTCGTAAAAAGATATGGACACTCCTCCGAAACTGTAGAAGACCGGAAAAACAATCTGGGAGAGGGGTTCGAAAACCTCTATCGCTTTTTTAACCTGCTGGCATTTGTCGCTCTTATTCTGGGGTGTATTGGTGTTGCCAGCTCCGTACATATCTATGTAAGAGAAAAGCGTGAAATGGTAGCTGTTTTGAGGTGTATAGGCACATCAGGCTGGCAGGCATTTAACATTTTCTTTATTCAAACAGTAATATTGGGTGTTATCGGGAGTGTGCTTGGTGTGTTGTTGGGGCTGGGGATCCAATTTGCCCTACCTGCTTTACTTAAAGAATTTATTCCTCTTGATCTTGACCTGCATATTGCCTGGAGTGCCATCCTGGAAGGCGTACTGCTCGGATTAATGATTTCACTGCTATTTTCCGTTTTACCTTTGGTTGCCGTACGCTTCGTGCCACCACTTTCCGTATTGAGGACTAACTATGAACCCCTGAGGACTTTTTCCAAAGTAAGAATACTCGTAGTTGTGCTGATCATACTTTTCCCTTTAGCTTTTGCTACCTATCAAAGTGGAAGCTTTATTATTGGAGGGGCTTTTTTTGGAGGGCTTTTGCTGGCATTCGGTTGCCTGGCACTGGTAGCGAACCTTTTGATGAAAGTGGTAAAGAGGTTTTTCCCGCAAAACTGGAGTTTTATATGGCGACAGAGTTTGGCGAACCTGTTCAGGCCCAATAATCAGACTTTAGTATTGGTTGTGGTAATAGGGCTGGGCGCTTTCCTGATCGCTACACTTAATATTGTTCAAAACAGCCTGCTCAACCAGGTAGAGTTTGTAGGCAAAGAAAACCAGTCTAACACTATATTGTTTGACATTCAGCCACAGCAAAAGGAAGGTGTGATACAACTCACCCGCGATAATGATCTGCCCGTACAGCAGGTTGTACCCATTATTACGTGCAGGCTCAGCCGTGTGGCAGGCAAAACTATCACTGAGATACAAAATGATACTACTGATGCTATTCCTAACTGGGCGATAACCAGAGAGTATAGAGTTACCTACAGGGATACCTTAACGGCTTCCGAAACCATGGAAAAGGGCGTTGTACAACACATCTCCAATGATTCCATTTATGTAACAATATCTTCAGGTATGCAGGAAAACCTTCAGGTAGATGTAGGAGATTCCATTGTTTTTGATATCCAGGGAATACCAGTCACCACTTATATTTCAGGCATAAGAGACGTTGAGTGGCCTAAAGATCCTCCTAACTTTATTTTTGTATTTCCGACAGGTGTACTTGAAGAGGCTCCGCAGATATTTGTACTTACCACCAGAATTGATGAAAAAGTGGAAGCTAATAGCTACCAAAGAGAGCTTGTATCACTTTTTCCTAATGTATCTCTGATCGATCTCAGGCTGGTACTTGCCACAATCGATGAGTTCTTTGATAAGGTATCGTTTATTATACAGTTTATGGCACTATTCAGTATCATGACGGGACTTGTAGTGCTGGCCGGCGCTGTCATCAACAGCAAATACCTGAGACTAAAGGAAAATGTACTGTTGAGGACCATCGGGGCAGTGAGGAAGCAGATATGGGGCATGACCATACTGGAATACGGATATCTGGGCTTTTTTGCAGGTTTTACAGGTATCAGCTTATCCGTACTCAGTGGCTGGGCATTGTCTATTTACTTCTTCGAAGTAGTTTTCCTGCCCGACATTGCCAACCTTTTGCTGATCTGGCTTGGTATTATGACGCTGACTATACTGGTGGGATGGTTTAATACCAGAGATGTAATTAACCGTTCTCCACTGGAAGTACTCAGAAAAGAGGGATAG
- a CDS encoding DUF7948 domain-containing protein, translating into MMKLFRLLLVCIIAALCFTEASGSGDPALKFIENKGQWADGALFGADIPGGNVYISKSGFTYVFYDTEALHRRHEGYEKQEGYLPAGAMYEQSSDENTLGIHIFNAQFLEAQVSGVRSENPVATSYNYFYGDNPEAWVSNARGFGKVFLEQLYDQVDLVTYSSGFNMKYDILVREGGDTDDIKIEYTGLDNIYLQDGSLHLQTSVNEVQEYKPFAYQIINGRQQQVACEYVLDGNVLSYNFPSGYNPCYDLVIDPILIFSTYSGSPADNWGNTATFGERGKLYSGGITNHFRNGAYLGEFPATAGAYQTSWAGVWDIAILKYDSGGTQLEYATYLGGSNSEVPLSLIMNKDEELIIFGITNSTDFPVSSDAYQQAFGGGTIINTILGMAFTNGSDMFIAKLSKDGSSLTGSTYFGGSGNDGLNATGGELTRNYGDQQRGEVFIDDNDDIYITGSTASVDLFLDTGIPSFERNFGGGVTDAVIAKFSGDLTSLLWGGYLGGSSDDAGFAIKVDKNHNVYAAGGTESSDFPAAADGLDGTYNGAVDGWVGLIAHTGDSVVTTAFLGTNDYDQAYFLDLDVDEDVYILGQTRGDYPVSPGVYNNPGAGQFIHKLSNDLSQTIFSTTFGSTGRGEPNISPTAFLVNDCNNLYVAGWGNNSGNFSGTGYMNLSTLGLPTTSDAIRRNTDGQDFYLMVLDADATSLLYATFFGGSAAAIHVDGGTSRFDKRGIVYHSVCASCFGGSSFPTTDGAWSQVNGANGGCNNAAFKFDLASLRARIQTNSVTLDQPGLQHVCMPDDIVFQNLSIGGKTYEWTFGDGTGTTRTDTAYIIHNYKAPGSYNIVLRAIDDDTCIGEDIATTSVTVSQPMFTTSDDAQLCYGDELTLMATGGASYQWISADSTFFSTERTPVVSPGENTTYYVTMTDTNGCDGGDTVFVEVIPQVVIDFEYEKLHDCFSRPPVRFINKSGEGDSFRWVLGDGNTSEESEFIYEYENDGNYNVTLMGTREFCVYEKSASISMRTLRIPNVLTPGVKDHNDTFVIESDTRVHLKIFNRWGKLLYEDDNYSNTWEGEEHTSGVYYYEAEVAEETVCKGWVHLLK; encoded by the coding sequence ATGATGAAACTATTCCGACTCCTTTTAGTGTGTATTATAGCTGCATTATGTTTTACCGAAGCCAGTGGTTCGGGAGACCCTGCTTTGAAATTTATAGAGAATAAGGGCCAGTGGGCTGATGGTGCCCTTTTTGGTGCGGATATTCCGGGGGGAAACGTTTATATCAGCAAGTCAGGATTTACCTATGTGTTTTATGATACCGAAGCCCTGCATAGAAGGCACGAAGGGTACGAAAAGCAGGAAGGGTATTTGCCTGCCGGAGCGATGTACGAGCAAAGCAGTGATGAAAATACACTGGGAATACATATATTCAATGCACAATTCTTAGAGGCTCAAGTTTCGGGAGTAAGGTCGGAAAATCCCGTGGCAACTTCATATAATTACTTCTATGGCGATAATCCTGAGGCATGGGTGAGCAATGCCCGCGGATTTGGCAAAGTATTCTTAGAGCAGCTTTATGATCAGGTAGACCTGGTCACCTACTCCTCCGGCTTCAACATGAAATACGACATCCTGGTCAGAGAAGGAGGGGATACTGATGATATTAAAATCGAGTATACAGGTTTGGATAATATCTATCTTCAGGACGGTAGTCTTCACTTGCAGACATCAGTTAATGAAGTACAGGAATATAAGCCGTTTGCCTATCAAATAATAAACGGCAGACAGCAGCAGGTAGCATGTGAATACGTGCTCGACGGTAATGTGCTGAGCTACAACTTCCCTTCAGGTTACAACCCCTGCTATGATCTGGTAATTGATCCTATCCTCATATTTTCTACCTATTCAGGATCGCCTGCCGATAACTGGGGCAATACGGCTACTTTCGGGGAACGAGGAAAGCTTTATTCAGGAGGCATTACTAACCATTTCAGGAATGGAGCATATCTGGGTGAATTTCCGGCTACTGCCGGAGCTTACCAGACTTCATGGGCCGGCGTATGGGATATCGCCATTTTAAAGTATGATTCAGGAGGTACACAACTGGAATATGCGACATACCTGGGAGGCAGCAATTCCGAAGTTCCGTTAAGTCTGATCATGAATAAAGATGAGGAACTCATTATTTTCGGTATTACCAATTCTACAGATTTCCCTGTTTCTTCTGACGCATATCAGCAGGCTTTTGGAGGCGGAACGATCATTAATACTATTTTAGGCATGGCGTTTACCAATGGTTCTGATATGTTTATTGCTAAATTGAGCAAAGATGGAAGCTCATTGACCGGGAGTACATACTTTGGAGGGTCGGGCAATGACGGCCTGAACGCCACCGGCGGCGAACTTACCCGAAACTATGGAGACCAGCAGAGAGGGGAAGTATTCATTGATGATAACGACGATATTTATATTACCGGAAGTACAGCATCTGTTGATCTTTTTTTAGATACCGGAATACCCTCGTTTGAACGCAACTTCGGAGGTGGTGTTACAGATGCAGTGATAGCCAAATTTAGTGGAGACCTGACATCCTTATTATGGGGAGGATACCTTGGAGGTAGTTCAGATGATGCAGGATTTGCCATTAAAGTAGATAAAAACCACAACGTATATGCCGCCGGAGGGACGGAAAGCAGTGATTTCCCTGCTGCAGCTGACGGGCTTGACGGTACTTATAACGGAGCAGTGGATGGCTGGGTAGGGCTTATTGCGCACACGGGAGATTCTGTAGTGACAACCGCTTTTCTGGGTACTAATGATTATGACCAGGCGTATTTCCTGGATCTGGATGTAGATGAGGACGTTTATATCCTTGGTCAAACCAGGGGTGATTATCCTGTGTCGCCGGGAGTTTATAATAATCCCGGGGCCGGGCAGTTCATTCATAAGCTGAGTAATGACCTTAGCCAAACTATTTTTTCCACTACATTTGGCTCCACCGGGCGTGGTGAACCCAACATTTCGCCTACTGCTTTTCTGGTTAACGATTGTAATAATCTTTATGTAGCGGGGTGGGGTAACAATTCGGGCAATTTTTCAGGAACGGGGTATATGAACCTTTCCACATTAGGTTTACCGACCACGTCAGATGCTATAAGAAGAAATACCGATGGCCAGGACTTTTACCTGATGGTGCTGGATGCTGATGCTACCTCGTTGTTGTACGCCACTTTTTTCGGAGGTTCTGCAGCCGCGATCCATGTGGATGGAGGTACAAGTCGTTTCGATAAAAGAGGCATAGTGTACCACTCCGTGTGTGCAAGTTGTTTCGGAGGTTCATCATTTCCTACTACCGACGGCGCGTGGTCGCAGGTAAATGGGGCAAATGGTGGTTGTAATAATGCTGCCTTTAAATTTGACCTGGCATCGCTGAGGGCCAGAATACAAACCAATTCGGTAACACTCGATCAACCTGGCCTGCAACATGTTTGTATGCCGGACGACATAGTATTTCAAAATCTTAGCATAGGGGGTAAAACATACGAGTGGACATTTGGTGATGGCACCGGTACCACCAGGACTGACACAGCTTACATAATTCATAACTATAAAGCCCCGGGTAGCTACAATATTGTACTCAGAGCAATAGACGATGATACATGCATAGGTGAAGATATTGCAACAACTAGTGTAACAGTATCCCAGCCCATGTTCACCACCAGTGACGACGCTCAGCTGTGCTATGGCGATGAGCTTACATTAATGGCAACTGGTGGAGCCTCTTACCAGTGGATTAGTGCTGACAGTACTTTTTTCTCCACTGAAAGAACACCGGTGGTATCACCAGGAGAAAACACAACCTATTATGTAACGATGACAGATACCAACGGATGCGACGGAGGAGACACGGTTTTTGTCGAAGTAATACCGCAGGTTGTGATTGACTTTGAGTATGAAAAGCTACACGATTGCTTTTCAAGGCCACCGGTTAGGTTTATCAATAAAAGTGGTGAAGGAGACTCTTTTCGCTGGGTATTGGGAGACGGTAATACCTCGGAAGAAAGTGAGTTTATCTATGAATACGAAAACGACGGGAATTACAATGTAACCCTGATGGGAACAAGGGAGTTCTGCGTGTATGAAAAAAGTGCGAGTATCTCTATGCGGACCCTCAGAATACCCAATGTGCTGACACCAGGAGTGAAGGACCATAATGATACTTTTGTAATAGAATCGGATACCCGTGTACATCTGAAGATTTTCAACCGTTGGGGCAAACTTTTATATGAAGATGATAACTACAGCAATACTTGGGAAGGTGAAGAACACACTTCCGGTGTGTACTACTATGAGGCCGAGGTAGCTGAGGAGACCGTTTGTAAGGGGTGGGTACACCTCTTAAAATAG